The following proteins are co-located in the Solanum pennellii chromosome 1, SPENNV200 genome:
- the LOC107011083 gene encoding uncharacterized protein LOC107011083: MTRKLVISLSSKIRIAIQVVDKVSEKINKLRDEELWPQLNELIQGLCRMWRSMLECHRFQSVAIGEAKRLDAIASHKHFSDAHLEATLQLEHELLNWTLSFSCWVTAQKGYVRALNSWLMKCLLYVPEETDDGIAPFSPGRIGAPPIFVICNHWSQAFERVSEKEVVDCMRDFATNVLQLWERDKLELRQKMMVNKDMERQVKNLDREDQKIQKGIHALDKRIVLVSGEENSLSLNRNVVYQSETSKNSSFQVGLQRIFEAMERFTANSLKVYEELLQRIGEDRLPREPEAVS, encoded by the exons ATGACCAGAAAATTGGTTATAAGTCTCTCCTCAAAGATTAGAATTGCAATTCAGGTAGTTGATAAGGTTTCTGAGAAGATAAACAAATTGAGGGATGAAGAGTTGTGGCCACAACTGAACGAACTTATTCAGGG GTTATGTAGAATGTGGAGATCCATGCTTGAGTGCCATCGCTTCCAATCCGTAGCCATTGGAGAAGCAAAACGGTTAGATGCAATTGCATCTCACAAACACTTCAGTGATGCTCATCTTGAAGCTACTCTGCAACTTGAGCATGAGCTTTTGAACTGGACTTTGAGTTTCTCTTGTTGGGTGACTGCACAGAAGGGCTATGTGAGGGCATTGAACAGTTGGCTTATGAAGTGTCTTCTATATGTACCGGAAGAAACAGACGATGGAATAGCTCCCTTTTCTCCTGGCAGGATTGGTGCTCCCCCTATTTTTGTCATTTGTAATCATTGGTCACAAGCATTTGAAAGGGTCTCGGAAAAAGAGGTGGTTGATTGTATGCGAGATTTTGCTACAAATGTGCTTCAGCTGTGGGAGCGAGATAAGCTGGAATTACGCCAAAAGATGATGGTGAACAAGGATATGGAGCGACAAGTGAAGAACCTGGATAGGGAAGACCAGAAGATACAAAAGGGGATTCATGCACTAGACAAAAGAATCGTTCTGGTTTCTGGAGAGGAAAATAGTCTTTCATTGAATAGGAATGTTGTTTACCAGAGCGAGACTAGCAAAAATAGTAGCTTTCAGGTTGGTCTACAACGCATATTCGAGGCCATGGAAAGGTTTACTGCTAACTCCTTGAAGGTATACGAGGAGCTTTTGCAACGTATCGGGGAGGATAGACTTCCTAGAGAGCCTGAGGCTGTGTCGTAG